The DNA region TCCCCGGCTCCATCTTTGCCGCCTTCGTCTTCGCCCTCCACCCCGTCTGCGTCGAATCCGTCGCCTGGATCACAGAACAAAAAAACACCCTCTCCACCGTTTTCTATCTCGCCGCCGCCCTCGCCTGGCTCCGCTACGAAGACGACCGCCGCCCGTCTCGCTACATCGTCGCCACCGCCTGGTTCGCCGCCGCTCTCCTCTCAAAAACCGTCACCGCCACCCTTCCCGCCGCCCTCCTCGTCCTCGCCTGGTACCGCCGCGGCCGCCTCTCCTGGCGCACCGACATCCTCCCTCTCTTGCCCTGGCTCGCCCTCGGCATCGCCGCCGGCCTCGGCACTCTTTGGGTGGAAAAAACCCACATCGGCGCCACCGGCGACGCCTTTGCCCTCACCGCCCTCGAACGCCCCCTCCTCGCCGGCCGCGTCGTCTGGTTCTACCTCGCCAAACTCCTCTGGCCCGCCGACCTCGCCTTCTTCTACCCACGCTGGTCGATCGACGCCCACTCCGCCGCGCAATGGCTCTTCCCCCTCGCTGCCCTCGCCGCGCTCGCCGCCTCCGTGTATTGGAGCCGCCGCGACCGCGCCCCGCTCGCCGCCGCCCTCCTCTTCGGCGGCACCCTCGTCCCCGTCCTCGGCTTCGTGAACGTCTACCCCTTCGTCTTCTCCTACGTCGCCGACCACTTCCAATACCTCGCCTGTCTCCCCATCATCGCCCTCCTCGCCGCCGCCGCGACGCGCACCGTCGCCCTCCTCGCCTGGCCCCGCTGGAGCGGCCCCGCCCTCGCCACCGCGCTTCTCCTTTTGCTCGGTACCCTCACCTGGCACCAAAGCCACCAGTACCGCGACGTCTTCGCCCTCTACGAAACCACCCTCGCCCGTAACCCCGACAGCTGGGTCGCCCACCTCAACCTCGGCGTCGCCCTCGACGACACCGGCCAGCCCGCCGAAGCACTCCCCCATCTCCAGCGCGCCCTCGAACTCAAACCCGATTTCCCCGAAACCCTCAACAGCCTCGGCAGCGCCCTCAACCGCCTCAACCGCCCCGCCGAAGCAAAACCCCTCCTGGAAAAAGCCCTGCTCCTCCAACCCCGCTTCGCCAGCGCCCACAACAACCTCGGCATCGCCCTCATCGGTCTCCAGCAAACCGATACCGCCCTCGCCTCCTTCCAGCGCGCCCTCGAGATCGATCCCGCCTTCGCCTCTGCCCGCGTCAACTACGCCTGGGCCCTCGCCAACTCCGGCCGCATCCCCGATGCCCTCGTCCAGCTCGCCCAAGCCCGCCGCGATCAACCCGCCTTCGCCGACGCCCATTTCAAAACCGGCCTCATCCTCGCCATGTCCGGCCAGATCGCCGAAGCCACACCCCACCTCCGCCGCGCCGTCGAGCTCCAGCCCGACAACCCCGACATGCACTTCGCCCTCGCCCACGCACTGCTTCAACAAAACCGCCTCCCCGAAGCCACCGCCCACTTCGAAGAAACCCTCTCCCTCGCCCCCAACCACCCCGGCGCCCTCGACGCCCTCCACCAACTCCACCGCCTTCAACCGCGCTAACCCACCCGCATCGCCCACGGTCCACCGACTTCCGCCCCTCCGCCATCCCTCCCCATCCGTGTAATCTGTGGTTAAAGACTTTCACCTCGTCCCGCCCCCCAATCGTACCGAGCGCAGCGACATTCCTCCAAATCGAGAATCCAAAATCGAAAATTCCCTCACCCCAACCCCGCCACCACCGCCCGCACCTGCTCCGCGTGCGTCTTCGCGTCCACCTTCTCGATCACCGCCAGCACCGTCCCATCCCGCTCGATCACGAACGCCGCCCGCGCCGGCCCCCGGTACTTCCGCCCATAAAGCTGCTTGTCGATTACAGCATCCGCCGCCTGCGCGAACAAATCCCCCGGATCGCTCACCAGCACCAAGCCCCGCTCACCGCCCTCATCGACGCCCCGCTCGCACCCACACCGCTCCCCGCGCCAACCCCCAATTTCTCCGCCCGCCGCCTCTGCGACCCCGCCGTATCCCGGCTGATCGCCACCAAATCGTAACCCATCCGCGCCAGCTCCCCGCGCACTCCGCCAGCGCCTCCACCTGACGATCGCACGACGGCGTGTTATTCCGCATATAGATGGAAACAAGCGTCCTCCGCCTCAGCCATTCCCCAAAAACCACCTCTCGCACCTCGCGCCCATGAATAACGTTCACAGGGAAATTCACCGATAATTTGTCTCCAACAGCGACCATGGTGCGCCGATGAACCAAACAGAACCGCCGCGCGTCAACCCATGGCCAACAGGAGGGCTTCAACGTTACCCCACCCGCAGGACACGACCTTTGACGTCGCGGCGAAAATTTATCTAGTTCTGCCCACGCATGAAGCCGGTCAAGGTCCCAGCCCTCGAGTTATTCCTCCACGAGATGATCCCCCTCGCGAAAGCGATGGGTGTCGGCGTGGAAGTCAGCGACGACCGCGCGCTCACGCTCACCGCCCCGAAGGAGCAGAATAAAAACTCCCTCAACACCGCGTTCGGCGGCAGCCTCGTCTCCCTCGCCACCCTCGCCGGCTACGGCGTCGTCTGGGAACTGATGCGCACGGAAAAAAAATCCCCCGAGGAAAAAACGCAGTGGCACATCGTCGTGAAAGAAAGCCGCGCCGCTTACCGCAAGCCCGTCATCGGCGACCTCCGCGCCATCTGCGAACGCCCCGCGCAAGCCGCCATTTCCGAATTTAAGGAAGCCCTCGCCCGCTACGGCAAAGCCAAGCTCAAGCTCCGCGCCCGCGTCATCGAAGACGGCCAGACCGCCGTCGACGTTCATGCAGCGTTTGTGGTGTCGCGGTAAGCTCACCCGAGAATCACACAACAAGGTCCAACAGCCCGATGAGTCTGCTCGTGGCTATGGTCGTTCTGGAAAAATCAGAATTACCGACCGACGAATTGCTGGCTTCCTGTAACGACCGATCGCTCATCTCAGACCTGCAGTCGCGTGATCGAGTGGTTTCTTTCGTCATCGGTGAGGTTCAGATTAACTGCGGTCTGGTCGAAGCACCGATCCCTCGTGGTGAGCTAATGCCACTCCTAAAAACGTCGCCTTACTGGCACGGCAGCGACGACAAGATTGCAGATCATAAAGCGCACCTGATTGTCGCAGCTTCGGGAGATATTGAAAAAAAGCTGCTAGCGCTGGCTCTGACACGAGCCGTTTCCAAAATTCTCAGATCAACCGCCGGCTCTATCGCCGTATACTGGGGTGCAGGGAGCATCGTTACCGCGAAGGATTCATTCTGTGCCTTCGCTGATTCATCCAGTTCGGACCAGTTGCCTCTATATCTGTGGGTAGACTTCCGGTGCTTCCCGAAAGAAAAAGGATGGGCGCTCTTCACCCACGGCCTGAAAAGCTTGGGCTTTATGGAGATTGAGGTTTCTCAATCTCCTCTTTCCGCATCTGAAACTGTGGGATTTGTTTTCAATACTGCACACTACCTATTGGATTTTGGTCCAGTTCTCAAAGATGGTGATACGATTGGCATGTCGGCTGACCAAAAAATCAAAATCACCCACGTGGACAGTGCCTACCAGCCCGGGCAGATGGTCTATCATCTCGAAATGCTGAGCTGAGTGCTTGCCACAACACTCACCGCGGATCCGTCCGATCCGTCGCCTTCGCCGCCGCTTCACGCGGCGCATTGCCATCCGTGATTTCAAACGCGCCTTCGAGCTTCATGTCTTCCGACGACGCCCCGATCCACACCGTGAAACGCCCCGGCTCCACCGCCCACGCGTTCGTACGATTGTAGAGCGCGAGATCGCCCGGCGTGAGCGTGAAGTTCACCGTCTTCGTCTCGCCCGGCGCAAGCGTCACGCGCTCGAACCCGCGCAGCACTTTTTCAAAGGTGACGACGCTGCTGTAGTCGTCGCGCACGTAGAGTTGCACGATCTCGTCGCCCGCGCGCTTGCCCGTGTTCGTCACCTCGCAACTCACCTCGATGCGCCCGCCCGGCCCTTGCTGCGCCGGCGTCACGCTCAGGTTTTTATACGCGAAGCGCGTGTAGCTCAGCCCGTGTCCGAACGGAAACAGCACACCGCTCACCTGCCCCGCGTCTTTGCCCTGCGAGCCCGGATGCGCGGGGAAGTTCATCTGAATTTGCCCGACGCTCTTCGGAAACGTGATCGGCAGCTTCCCCGACGGATTCACGTCGCCGAATAAAATATCCGCCAGCGCCGCCCCGCCTTCCTCGCCCGGCAGCCACATCTCCACAATCGCCGGCACATGCTTCGCCGCCCAGTTCACGCTCAGCGGACGCCCATTGCTGAGCACCAACACCACCGGCTTCCCCGTCGCATGTAAGGCGCGCAACAAATGCTCCTGATAACCCGGCAAATCCAGACTCACGCGACTTGCCGACTCACGACACAACTCATCCGTCTCGCCGAGCACCGCGATGATCACATCCACCTCCTTTGCCGCCTCGACCGCCGCCGTGATCCCCGCACGCACTTTCTCCGACGGCTCTTCCTTCACGATATCACTCTCAGGAAAGTTTTCGTCCTTCACCGCCACGCCTTGCACGTAGCGAACATCCACGCCCGCCGCCCCAAGCTTCGCGCGAATCCCCGCGAGCGGCGTGATAAAATCCAAACGCTGCGCCCCATAACGCGACCACCAGCCGTGCGCATCATCTGCGAGCGGCCCAGTCACCAGCACGCGCTTCAACGCATCCTTCTTCAACGGCAGCGCATCATTCGCATTCTTCAGCAACACGATCGCCTCACGCGCCGCCTTCGCCGCCAGCGCCAGATGTTCTGGCGCACGTACCACATGATCCGCCTCCGCCGGATTGTCGCGATACGGCTGATCGAAAAGCCCGAGCCAGAACTTCACGCGCAACACATCACGCACACGCGCATCGATAGTCTCCATCGAGAGCTTTCCCTCGCGCACCAGTTGGCGCAGCGGTTCACCATATTCTTCGGGCGGCGTGAAGTTCGTCCGGATATTCAGCCCCGCCTCCACCGCTTGCCGGATGCCTTCTGCCGGCGTCGCTGCCGTGCGATGCTTCGTGTGAATGAACTCCACCGCCGCGCTGTCCGACACGACATAACCGCGGAAACCCCACTGCTCGCGAAGAATCTCCGTCAGAAACAGCCGGTTACTCTGCACGGGAATCCCATCATAATCATTGTAAGACGACATCACGCCCATTGCGCCGCCTTCCATCACCGCACGACGAAACGGCGGCAGAAAAATCGTCTGCACATCCCGCCACGTCACCTGCGGATCGGTCCGCGCCTCACCGTCGCGCCCGCCCTTCGGCACCGAGTAAACCGCGAAGTGCTTCAGCGTCGAAACCACGCGCTGCTCCTGAATTCCCTTCACTTGTTCGACTCCTAGCGCACCGACCAAAAACGGATCTTCCCCATAACTCTCGATCACGCGCCCCCAGCGCGGATCGCGCGCCAGATCGAGCACCGGCGAATAAATATTCGTATACCCCAGCGCCCGCGCCTCGCGCCCCGTCACGCGTCCGATCTCGCGCACCAGCGCTTTATTCCACGTCGTCGCCACACCGAGCTCCGCCGGAAAACTCGTCGCCTTCGAATGCATCAGCCCGCGAATCCCCTCGCCGGTGAAATCCACCGGAATCCCCAGCCGCGTCTTCTCGATAAACCAGCGCTGCACCTCGTTAATCGCCCGCGCATGCAACGACCACGGCAGATCGTGAACCGGGTCCGTGAGATTATTCAGCCAGCCCGTGTTTCCGTTGATGTGCTCATCGATGTTACCGATGCCATCTTTCCAAAACGCCGTCTCCCACGCCGGCGTTGGTAACTCATCTTTCGCCACGCGCGGGAATCCATACCACGTCGTCATCTGCGCCGTCTTTTCCTCCAGCGTCATCCGGCGAATCAAATCCGTGATCCGCGTCTCAGTCTCGACCGTGCGGTCTTCGTACGGATTTTTCTGCCCGTCCTTGTTCAGATCGATCCAGCCGTCCTGATAAATCGGAGACACCGCCTGCTCGCGTACGAAGCGCCCATCCGCAGCCATCACACCGGCGACCCCGGCGCACACAAAACCAACCGAGCCGACGACAAAAACAAAACGCGATGAACCATGGAGCATCGCCCCAAAACAAACGCCGCGCTCCCCGCGCAAGCGCTTCCTCACGTTGCCAGTACGAACCCGCGCACACGCGATCTGCGCGCGCCCCAACCAACCGCACTCACATCGCTTTCCGCTGCACCAGCCTCTCCGACTCCATCTCCTGCGCACGCTTCAGCGAGAGCACCCGCGCAAAAAGTCCCGCCGCTCCCACGACCAGCGCCAGCACCACCACAAACGGCGGCACCTGCCGCGCATCGACCGCGATCGCGATCCCGAGCGCCAGCCCCGAAGCCAGCCAGCCGCTCACCGCAAAAAGCACCGCCGTGAAAACCGGCCGCCCTCCCCGCGCCGCCAGGTGGATCAGGATCGTCGAATAAATCGAAACCGCCGCAATGTAGAGCATCCGCGCTTTCGGGAAATGCTCGATGTGCAGCCCCAGCACCACACATGAGGCGATCAACAACACCAACGCCACCAGCGCCGCCACCCCCGGCCACCGCTGGTCCAGCACCAGCCCCGTCACGAACGCCGCGCACAGATGCACAAACGCATTCCCCTGCAAAACCAGCGGCGTCTCCCACGAGAGCTGCTTCAGCGTCATGCTGTTCTGGATGATGAAAAACACCAGCGTATCCAAAAACACCATCGCGAACAAAACCGCCACCCACCCCGCCGCCGCCCGGAATCCATAGTCCGGCAGTGACGACGGCTTGGACGGCCCCGCCCGCATCCGCATCGCCACGAGCATCCCCACCCCCGCCGCCACCGCCGCCGTGATGATCCTCGCGCGCAGCGTCCCCTCGAAAAGAAACGGCTGGTTGCACAACGCATACGCCAGCCCCGTCCCCAGCCCGCACCACATCCCCAGCCGGCTCGAGTGCAACGTCGGCCGCAGGCACAACGAAAGCCACACCGCCGTCGCCCCCGTGCTCAGCCCCACCAGTAACGCCGCCACCAGCACCACCGCCTCCGAATGCGCCACCAGCGTTACCAACGCCCCCGCCGCGCATCCCGCAAACCCGCCCACCAGCTGCCAGCGCCCGCGCGACGCCGAAAACATCCGCGCCGCCAGCACACACCCGCCCACTCCGCCCGCCCCGAGCACGCCCAGCACCAGCCGCATCCCGCCCTTCCCCACCACCGTCTGCGCGAACTCCACAAACGCGAAACCCGCGAACATCAGAAAATAAATATACATCGCCCCGATCGCCGTCACACACGCCACCACCGACGCCACCGGACTTTTATCTTCATTCAAAAACGGAGCGTGAGTCTGATCCATAGTGTTAGGGGTGCGCATCGGAAAGAGCCTCAGACAGCGAAACGTCGCATAGTGCCACACCCGCCCGCCGACATAAGAGCGAAACACGAAAATAGTCTCATAGGGGTAATGATCTGACTGCCGGAAGATCCCGGCACCGCGCTGTCCTGCACGGCACTCGACCGCCCGCACCCGGCAAGGTCGAACCCAAAAAACACCTACCGTCCGCTCCTCGCCGACAGATGAAAAATCCCCGCCCTCCAGCGCCCTCATCACGCCCGCCACAGACAGCTGTCCGGCTAAGCGTTTGACTCTCCTCCCCCGCAGCGCGAAAGCTCGCCCACCATGTCCGCGCCAACCTTCCTCCCCGAAGACTTCCTCCTCAGCACCGATTGGGCCCGCACGCTCTACTTCGAGCACGCGATCAAACAGCCCATCTTCGACTATCACTGCCATCTGCCCCCGATCAGATCGCCAACAACCGCCAGTTCGAAAACCTCACGCAGATCTGGCTCGCCGGCGATCACTACAAATGGCGCGCCATGCGCTCCAACGGCGTCAACGAAGACCTCGTCACCGGCACCAAAACCTCAGACTACGACAAGTTCCTCGCCTGGGCCAAAACCGTCCCCAACACGCTCCGCAACCCGCTTTACCACTGGTCGCACCTCGAGCTGCGCCGTTACTTCGGCATCAACGACATCATCAACGAGCAGTCCGCGCCGAAAATCTGGGAAGCCGCCAATGCCAAGCTCCGCACGCCACAGCTGACCACGCACGGCATCCTCACGAGCAACCGCGTCAACGTCGTCTGCACGACCGACGATCCCGTGGACGACCTCGCCCACCACATCGCCATCAAGAAGACCGGCATCGGCACCAAAGTTTATCCGACTTTCCGCCCCGACAAAGCCCTCGTCGTCAACGCGCCCGCCGTCTTCAATGCTTGGTGCGACCAGCTCGCCGCCCGTTCGAACAAAGAGGTCAAAGACCTCGCCTCTTTCCTCGACGCGATCGACAACCGCCACGCATTCTTCCACTCGCTCGGCGGCCGCCTCTCCGACCACGGCATGGAAAATATTCCCGACGCCGACTGCACCGAGAACGAAGCCAAGGCCATCTTCGCCGCTGCCCGCTCCGGCGCCGCTGCAACGCCCGAGCAGACCGCGAAGTTCACCTGGTTCATGATGCTCTTCTTCGGCCGTCTCGACGCCCAACGTGGCTGGACCAAGCAGCTCCACCTCGGCGCCATCCGCAATAATAACACCCGCCTCCTCAAGCGCCTCGGTGCCGACGCCGGCGTCGACTCCATCGGCGACTTCCCGCAAGCCCGCGGTCTCACCCGCTATCTCGACCGCCTCGAGTCCGAGGAAAAACTCCCGAAGACCGTCATCTACAACCTGAACCCAGCCGATAACTACGTCTTCGCCACCGCCATCGGCAATGTCCAGGACGGCGTCATCCCCGGCAAAATCCAGTTCGGCTCCGGCTGGTGGTTTCTCGATCAGAAGGAAGGCATGGAGTGGCAGATCAACGCCCTCTCGCAGCTCGGCCTGCTCAGCCGCTTCGTCGGCATGCTCACCGACTCGCGCAGCTTCCTCAGTTACGTCCGCCACGAATATTTCCGCCGCCTCCTCTGCTCGATGATCGGCAACGACATTCAAGCCGGCCTCATCCCGGCCGACCGCCAGCTCGTCGGCGGCATGATCGAAAACATCTGCTACAAAAACGCCGAAGCCTACTTCGGTCTCGAAGCGGGCAAACTCTGACCACTACTCCGAAATGGAGGGACGACCTCCGTGTCGTCCTTTCCCCTCTCCGCAAGGCCCGAGCCCCCGCTCGGGCCTTTTTATTTTCCCTTCCCCATTCGCGTCCATTCGCGTCCATTCGCGGTTAAATAAATGCCCGCCGACACCGCCTTCACCTTCCGCATCTCCGCCGACCCGCTCGACCCTGCCGCGCTGAAACCACTCCTCGGCGACGCCCACGCCGGCGCCTGCGTCACCTTCGAAGGCTGGGTCCGCAACCACAACGAAGGCCATCCCGTGCAGTCGCTCGAATACGAAGCCTTCGCCGCCCTCGCCGAAAAAGAAGGCGCGCGCATCCTCGCCGAGGCACGGGAAAAATTCTCCATCACCCACGCCGTCTGCATCCACCGCACCGGCCACCTCCAGATCGGCGACCTCGCCGTCTGGACCGGCGTCTCCGCCGCCCACCGCGACGCCGCCTTCGCCGCCTGCCGCTACCTCATCGACGAGACCAAAGCCCGCGTCCCCATCTGGAAAAAAGAACACTACACGAGCGGCGCAACCCAGTGGATCAACTGCGCCACCCGCGGCGACCACGTCGGCGACACGCATCCGTAGCGCGCGCACTACGAGTGCTCTGTTCGATGCCATCAGCCAGCCACTGCCGTGTCCCACCCGTCGTAGTGACCGTTTCTCAGAGCTGCGATCTCACGCAAGGTGGCCATAACCCTGTCCAGATCCTCTCGTGATGGATTGCCCAGCTGCTCGACTAAAAGAGTGAAACCAGAGCCGTCGTCCAAGATGCCGCCCGACATCATACCCCGATCCGCTACTTCCTGAAGCACGCACTCTGCATCTGCCCGAGTTTTGAAGAGCAGGAAGTGCCGTGTTTTCGTGATCCGCTTTTGCACCGGATTCTTTGCCCTCTCTTCCTGTGTCATTGCTTCGTCTTTTCGAGGCGTCCACCCGGTTTCGATCCGATCAATGAGCGCCAGATCGTTGGAAATCTCCTTTATGGGGAGATCCCATTGCTCGTCGGTCAGGCCTGGGACCATCCAGGACTTCACTCCATCCCAAAGCCACCATTGCGAGACTTTGCCAGTCTCGGGATTCGGATTGCCTGACCTGAATAGCGGAAACGGCTTGGCGTGCTCCGGCAGCGGCTCAGCCCCAACCTCACGCACAATGTCTCGATTCACAGCAGCCTGGAGCGGAAAGAAGGTCGAAAAAATCTCCTTCTGCACAACGAGTGCTTTGAACTCCGCCGGCCGCTCGTCGAACACGCCCGGCAACACCCGAATCAACGCGCCCCAGCGCGGCGGCTCACTGTGATAGTGAGAAAACTGCGCGTACGCTTTCCCTATCTTCG from Nibricoccus aquaticus includes:
- a CDS encoding molybdenum cofactor biosynthesis protein MoaE, producing MPADTAFTFRISADPLDPAALKPLLGDAHAGACVTFEGWVRNHNEGHPVQSLEYEAFAALAEKEGARILAEAREKFSITHAVCIHRTGHLQIGDLAVWTGVSAAHRDAAFAACRYLIDETKARVPIWKKEHYTSGATQWINCATRGDHVGDTHP
- a CDS encoding ribonuclease E inhibitor RraB; translated protein: MAKKVQIGAIIEIDTKIGKAYAQFSHYHSEPPRWGALIRVLPGVFDERPAEFKALVVQKEIFSTFFPLQAAVNRDIVREVGAEPLPEHAKPFPLFRSGNPNPETGKVSQWWLWDGVKSWMVPGLTDEQWDLPIKEISNDLALIDRIETGWTPRKDEAMTQEERAKNPVQKRITKTRHFLLFKTRADAECVLQEVADRGMMSGGILDDGSGFTLLVEQLGNPSREDLDRVMATLREIAALRNGHYDGWDTAVAG
- a CDS encoding YiiD C-terminal domain-containing protein, which produces MKPVKVPALELFLHEMIPLAKAMGVGVEVSDDRALTLTAPKEQNKNSLNTAFGGSLVSLATLAGYGVVWELMRTEKKSPEEKTQWHIVVKESRAAYRKPVIGDLRAICERPAQAAISEFKEALARYGKAKLKLRARVIEDGQTAVDVHAAFVVSR
- a CDS encoding glycoside hydrolase family 3 N-terminal domain-containing protein, with amino-acid sequence MLHGSSRFVFVVGSVGFVCAGVAGVMAADGRFVREQAVSPIYQDGWIDLNKDGQKNPYEDRTVETETRITDLIRRMTLEEKTAQMTTWYGFPRVAKDELPTPAWETAFWKDGIGNIDEHINGNTGWLNNLTDPVHDLPWSLHARAINEVQRWFIEKTRLGIPVDFTGEGIRGLMHSKATSFPAELGVATTWNKALVREIGRVTGREARALGYTNIYSPVLDLARDPRWGRVIESYGEDPFLVGALGVEQVKGIQEQRVVSTLKHFAVYSVPKGGRDGEARTDPQVTWRDVQTIFLPPFRRAVMEGGAMGVMSSYNDYDGIPVQSNRLFLTEILREQWGFRGYVVSDSAAVEFIHTKHRTAATPAEGIRQAVEAGLNIRTNFTPPEEYGEPLRQLVREGKLSMETIDARVRDVLRVKFWLGLFDQPYRDNPAEADHVVRAPEHLALAAKAAREAIVLLKNANDALPLKKDALKRVLVTGPLADDAHGWWSRYGAQRLDFITPLAGIRAKLGAAGVDVRYVQGVAVKDENFPESDIVKEEPSEKVRAGITAAVEAAKEVDVIIAVLGETDELCRESASRVSLDLPGYQEHLLRALHATGKPVVLVLSNGRPLSVNWAAKHVPAIVEMWLPGEEGGAALADILFGDVNPSGKLPITFPKSVGQIQMNFPAHPGSQGKDAGQVSGVLFPFGHGLSYTRFAYKNLSVTPAQQGPGGRIEVSCEVTNTGKRAGDEIVQLYVRDDYSSVVTFEKVLRGFERVTLAPGETKTVNFTLTPGDLALYNRTNAWAVEPGRFTVWIGASSEDMKLEGAFEITDGNAPREAAAKATDRTDPR
- a CDS encoding DUF4261 domain-containing protein, giving the protein MSLLVAMVVLEKSELPTDELLASCNDRSLISDLQSRDRVVSFVIGEVQINCGLVEAPIPRGELMPLLKTSPYWHGSDDKIADHKAHLIVAASGDIEKKLLALALTRAVSKILRSTAGSIAVYWGAGSIVTAKDSFCAFADSSSSDQLPLYLWVDFRCFPKEKGWALFTHGLKSLGFMEIEVSQSPLSASETVGFVFNTAHYLLDFGPVLKDGDTIGMSADQKIKITHVDSAYQPGQMVYHLEMLS
- a CDS encoding tetratricopeptide repeat protein, yielding MARKTAATPAPATTWPRPWLFAALLLASLIAYWPALNGELLWDDPGHLTRPDLQSWSGLWRIWFEVGATQQHYPLLHSAFWIQHHLWGDATTGYHLINILWHATAASLFAALLRRLQIPGSIFAAFVFALHPVCVESVAWITEQKNTLSTVFYLAAALAWLRYEDDRRPSRYIVATAWFAAALLSKTVTATLPAALLVLAWYRRGRLSWRTDILPLLPWLALGIAAGLGTLWVEKTHIGATGDAFALTALERPLLAGRVVWFYLAKLLWPADLAFFYPRWSIDAHSAAQWLFPLAALAALAASVYWSRRDRAPLAAALLFGGTLVPVLGFVNVYPFVFSYVADHFQYLACLPIIALLAAAATRTVALLAWPRWSGPALATALLLLLGTLTWHQSHQYRDVFALYETTLARNPDSWVAHLNLGVALDDTGQPAEALPHLQRALELKPDFPETLNSLGSALNRLNRPAEAKPLLEKALLLQPRFASAHNNLGIALIGLQQTDTALASFQRALEIDPAFASARVNYAWALANSGRIPDALVQLAQARRDQPAFADAHFKTGLILAMSGQIAEATPHLRRAVELQPDNPDMHFALAHALLQQNRLPEATAHFEETLSLAPNHPGALDALHQLHRLQPR